A section of the Campylobacter lanienae NCTC 13004 genome encodes:
- a CDS encoding glycosyltransferase family 2 protein, translating to MGKIKVSIIIPVYNVEKYLRECLDSVVNQTLKDIAIICVNDGSTDSSLEILKEYAKNDNRIHIVDKINGGLGAARNSGIKYLIDSNINPKYIYFADSDDWLDTQALEKLYNKSQESNSDICIMSLLLYIEKDKRIESSDYLKTDCYKIRKNDVCDYSEIKDVLFGRFGACLKFYSYEFLINSLWENEEIYPQNLLFEDIYPHIKSLILAKRIAFLDEALYYYRIREGSIMTSSAKSKRVFDIFKSIYMVENFLKNKQLLNELKNNFMEFICELIQGYYFCCPLEYRHEFATEAKTYLSKFDSSFYSLNKIKKQHLRLMLNLNNPYDKKLIKIKHKIIYIFNRLKWSLGI from the coding sequence GTGGGTAAGATTAAAGTATCAATCATAATTCCAGTATATAATGTAGAAAAATATTTAAGAGAGTGCTTAGATTCAGTAGTTAATCAAACTCTAAAAGATATAGCAATAATCTGTGTAAATGATGGTTCAACTGATTCTAGCTTAGAAATTTTAAAAGAGTATGCTAAAAATGATAATAGAATTCATATCGTAGATAAGATAAATGGCGGACTTGGTGCGGCTAGGAATTCAGGAATAAAATATTTAATAGATAGCAATATAAACCCTAAATATATCTATTTTGCAGATTCAGATGATTGGTTAGATACTCAAGCTTTAGAAAAACTATATAATAAATCACAAGAGTCAAATTCAGATATATGCATAATGAGTTTATTGCTATACATAGAGAAAGATAAAAGAATAGAATCAAGTGATTATTTAAAAACCGATTGTTATAAGATTAGAAAAAATGATGTATGTGATTATAGTGAGATTAAAGATGTATTATTTGGACGCTTTGGAGCATGTTTAAAATTTTATTCATATGAATTTTTAATAAATTCCCTATGGGAAAATGAAGAAATCTATCCACAAAATTTACTTTTTGAAGATATATATCCACATATTAAATCCTTAATACTAGCTAAAAGGATCGCATTTTTAGATGAGGCTTTGTATTATTACCGCATTAGAGAAGGCTCTATAATGACATCTAGTGCAAAAAGTAAAAGAGTTTTTGATATTTTTAAATCAATTTATATGGTGGAAAATTTTTTAAAAAATAAACAACTGCTAAATGAATTAAAAAATAATTTTATGGAATTTATATGCGAATTAATTCAAGGGTATTATTTTTGTTGTCCATTGGAATATAGGCATGAATTTGCTACAGAAGCCAAAACATATTTATCTAAATTTGATAGTTCTTTTTATTCGCTCAATAAAATAAAAAAACAGCATTTAAGATTAATGCTAAATTTAAATAACCCATATGATAAA
- a CDS encoding glycosyltransferase family 2 protein, with protein sequence MINNPKASIIIPVYNIEKYLRECLDSAINQSLKDIEIIIVDDCGSDKSMDIAQEYAKNDNRIKIIKNKQNQGPFTSRNNAVLAANGEYLVFLDSDDFLDLRACEIAYNATKNGYYDVVKFNAYNYENGNATIFDKILENDSFESLEEYANYMYRQKGYPRWSLAFMMVKRDIYLKAFEILNLKDRIIMAEDALMSFVLWNLSNKFYHTCDILYYYRQNENSTTKSNCNNVIEKNIQDLIFVINKIKEISKKYKFNTKITKLYIIYLRYCEYNIRKQHKKINKIIFKIYNKYFKYNRSLRVKFGI encoded by the coding sequence GTGATAAATAATCCAAAAGCATCAATAATAATTCCTGTATATAATATAGAAAAATATTTAAGAGAGTGCTTAGACTCAGCAATAAATCAAAGTTTAAAAGATATAGAGATTATAATAGTAGATGATTGCGGAAGTGATAAAAGCATGGATATCGCCCAGGAGTATGCTAAAAATGATAATAGAATAAAGATTATTAAAAATAAGCAAAATCAAGGGCCATTTACTAGTAGAAATAACGCTGTTTTAGCAGCTAATGGCGAGTATTTGGTATTTTTAGATTCTGATGATTTTTTGGATTTAAGGGCTTGTGAGATAGCTTATAATGCCACTAAAAATGGGTATTATGATGTAGTGAAATTTAATGCTTATAATTATGAAAATGGCAATGCTACTATATTTGATAAAATTTTAGAAAATGATAGCTTTGAATCTTTAGAAGAGTATGCTAATTATATGTATAGACAAAAAGGCTATCCGAGATGGAGTTTAGCTTTTATGATGGTTAAAAGAGATATCTATTTAAAAGCTTTTGAAATTTTAAATTTAAAAGATAGAATTATCATGGCAGAGGATGCTTTGATGAGTTTTGTGCTTTGGAATTTATCTAATAAATTTTATCATACTTGTGATATTTTGTACTACTATCGTCAAAATGAGAATTCAACAACTAAAAGTAACTGTAATAATGTAATTGAAAAAAATATACAAGACCTTATATTTGTAATTAATAAAATAAAAGAAATTTCAAAAAAATATAAATTTAATACTAAAATTACTAAATTATATATAATTTATTTGCGATATTGCGAATACAATATAAGAAAACAGCATAAAAAAATCAATAAGATTATATTTAAAATATATAATAAATATTTTAAATATAATAGAAGTTTAAGAGTTAAATTTGGGATTTAA